The following coding sequences are from one Pseudonocardia sp. EC080619-01 window:
- a CDS encoding CynX/NimT family MFS transporter produces the protein MSSSAGTPPVHRAVRPGLVLAGVLALAVNLRAGLAGYPPLLETARADLGIGAGGAGLVQAGAVLMMSAGSFGAAAVAARVGRERLLGVAVATIGLGSLLRAVAALPALIGGSVLVGLGIGVAGVLLTGVVKEHLAERAGAVTGAYVVSMMIGATIASAVAVPLAVALGGWSFSLAVWAVPAVLAVAVWIPVASRMGRAAPVAAGNTVGDDAGDTTVRDELRTWRDPFARRIACYLAGSSTIFYGWLTWLSPFYEQQGWSPQAAGLLLAVWSIAQIPAALLFPAAAERQRRWQLWASLTVLSSLAGTLGALFLPAPGTPLPWLWASLIGIGVGAGFPLGLTVIAWRTPTPARSAAVSGFGLGIGYFAAGIGPLVMGLLIDLGGFPPAIVLLVAAAGLQAAAVWRIGDRRE, from the coding sequence ATGTCGTCGTCAGCGGGTACGCCGCCCGTGCACCGGGCCGTGCGGCCGGGGCTCGTCCTCGCCGGGGTGCTGGCCCTCGCGGTCAACCTGCGTGCCGGTCTGGCCGGGTACCCGCCGCTGCTGGAGACGGCCCGCGCCGACCTCGGGATCGGGGCGGGCGGCGCCGGACTGGTCCAGGCGGGCGCCGTGCTGATGATGTCGGCCGGGTCATTCGGGGCCGCCGCGGTCGCGGCCCGGGTCGGCCGGGAGCGGCTCCTCGGTGTCGCGGTCGCCACGATCGGTCTGGGCAGCCTCCTGCGTGCCGTCGCCGCGCTCCCGGCGCTCATCGGCGGGAGCGTGCTGGTCGGCCTGGGGATCGGCGTGGCGGGCGTCCTGCTGACGGGTGTGGTCAAGGAGCACCTCGCCGAACGGGCCGGGGCGGTGACCGGCGCCTACGTCGTCTCGATGATGATCGGTGCGACGATCGCGTCGGCGGTCGCGGTGCCGCTCGCCGTCGCGCTGGGCGGTTGGTCGTTCTCCCTCGCGGTCTGGGCGGTGCCCGCCGTCCTGGCCGTCGCGGTGTGGATCCCGGTCGCGTCGCGGATGGGGCGGGCCGCCCCGGTGGCGGCCGGGAACACGGTCGGCGACGACGCCGGGGACACCACCGTCCGGGACGAACTCCGGACGTGGCGCGATCCGTTCGCCCGCCGGATCGCCTGCTACCTCGCCGGGTCGTCGACGATCTTCTACGGCTGGCTGACCTGGCTGTCGCCGTTCTACGAGCAGCAGGGGTGGTCCCCGCAGGCGGCGGGTCTGCTGCTGGCGGTCTGGAGCATCGCGCAGATCCCGGCTGCGCTGTTGTTCCCGGCGGCCGCGGAACGGCAGCGGAGGTGGCAGCTGTGGGCGTCACTGACGGTCCTGAGCAGCCTCGCCGGGACTCTGGGGGCGTTGTTCCTACCCGCCCCGGGGACGCCGCTGCCGTGGCTCTGGGCGTCGCTGATCGGCATCGGGGTCGGGGCCGGGTTCCCGCTCGGCCTCACCGTCATCGCCTGGCGGACGCCGACGCCGGCGCGCAGCGCGGCCGTCAGCGGGTTCGGGCTCGGGATCGGCTACTTCGCGGCCGGGATCGGGCCACTGGTGATGGGGCTGCTGATCGATCTCGGCGGGTTCCCGCCGGCGATCGTCCTGCTCGTCGCCGCTGCCGGTCTCCAGGCGGCCGCCGTCTGGCGGATCGGCGACCGCCGGGAGTAG
- the dapC gene encoding succinyldiaminopimelate transaminase — protein sequence MSRLDLPDFPWDSLVPARERAAAHPGGIVDLSVGTPVDPVPAVVRDALSGPAAGEPGYPTTHGPAPLREAIVASLQRRFGVVGVDPAAVLPTIGSKEMVAWLPTLLGLAGGDTVVIPELAYPTYEVGARLAGADHVRSDGLTAAGPARVRLVWLNSPSNPTGRVLPVEHLRKVVAWARERGAVVASDECYLGLPGEADPAPRSVLHPDVCDGDVTGLLAVHSLSKVSNLAGYRAGFVAGDPALVSGLLEVRKHAGMIVPRPVQAALEAAVSDDAHVTEQAARYDDRRTRLRAGLEKAGLEIEHSQAGLYLWATMGEQCRATVDRLADLGILVAPGEFYGPAGSRHVRVGLTAPDERIDAAVERLGGT from the coding sequence GTGAGCCGGCTGGACCTTCCCGACTTCCCCTGGGACTCGCTGGTCCCGGCGCGTGAGCGGGCGGCGGCGCACCCGGGCGGCATCGTCGACCTCTCGGTCGGCACGCCGGTCGACCCGGTCCCCGCGGTCGTCCGCGACGCGCTCTCCGGGCCCGCCGCCGGGGAACCCGGCTACCCGACGACGCACGGCCCCGCGCCGCTGCGGGAGGCGATCGTCGCCTCGCTGCAGCGGCGCTTCGGTGTGGTCGGTGTCGACCCGGCGGCGGTGCTGCCGACGATCGGCTCCAAGGAGATGGTCGCCTGGCTGCCGACGTTGCTCGGGCTCGCCGGCGGCGACACGGTCGTCATCCCGGAGCTGGCCTACCCGACCTACGAGGTGGGTGCCCGGCTGGCCGGGGCCGACCACGTCCGGTCCGACGGCCTGACCGCGGCCGGTCCGGCCCGCGTCCGGCTGGTCTGGCTGAACTCGCCGTCGAATCCCACCGGGCGGGTCCTTCCGGTCGAGCACCTGCGGAAGGTCGTCGCGTGGGCCCGGGAACGGGGCGCGGTCGTCGCGTCCGACGAGTGCTACCTGGGGCTCCCCGGCGAGGCCGACCCGGCGCCGCGCTCGGTGCTGCACCCCGACGTCTGCGACGGCGACGTCACCGGCCTGCTCGCCGTGCACTCGCTGTCCAAGGTGTCGAACCTGGCCGGGTACCGCGCCGGGTTCGTCGCCGGTGACCCGGCCCTGGTCTCGGGTCTGCTGGAGGTGCGCAAGCACGCCGGCATGATCGTCCCGCGGCCGGTGCAGGCCGCGCTCGAGGCGGCCGTCTCGGACGACGCCCACGTCACCGAGCAGGCCGCGCGCTACGACGACCGTCGTACCCGCCTGCGTGCCGGGCTGGAGAAGGCGGGGCTCGAGATCGAGCACTCGCAGGCCGGGCTCTACCTGTGGGCCACCATGGGTGAGCAGTGCAGAGCCACCGTCGACCGCCTCGCCGATCTCGGCATCCTCGTCGCGCCCGGCGAGTTCTACGGCCCGGCCGGCTCCCGGCACGTCCGCGTCGGGCTGACCGCACCGGACGAGCGCATCGACGCCGCGGTGGAGCGCCTCGGCGGTACCTGA
- the fdxA gene encoding ferredoxin → MTYVIAEPCVDLLDKACIEECPVDCIYEGGRMLYIHPDECVDCGACEPVCPVEAIYYEDDVPDQWAAYTKANVDFFDELGSPGGASKVGKVDMDVEPAKSLPPQEHDE, encoded by the coding sequence GTGACCTACGTGATCGCCGAGCCCTGCGTCGACCTGCTCGACAAGGCGTGCATCGAGGAATGCCCGGTGGACTGCATCTACGAGGGCGGCCGGATGCTCTACATCCACCCCGACGAGTGCGTCGACTGCGGTGCGTGTGAGCCGGTCTGCCCCGTCGAGGCGATCTACTACGAGGACGACGTCCCGGACCAGTGGGCCGCCTACACCAAGGCCAACGTCGACTTCTTCGACGAGCTCGGTTCGCCGGGCGGTGCGTCCAAGGTCGGGAAGGTCGACATGGACGTGGAGCCGGCCAAGAGCCTGCCCCCGCAGGAACACGACGAGTGA
- a CDS encoding GNAT family N-acetyltransferase — MLDELHGRRVSLRHRIAPGGAAGPGLTDAVGDLTPDGPDGVVVHTRSGPVRVARDAVVAVREVPPAPARRASRAAVARLERLRSAAWPAPVQVEQGGWLLRAAGGYTKRANSTLVLGDPGVPLVTALDGTTTFAAAHGIAPLIQAPVGSPWSNRVREAGWQVLDDPGDCLVLVAAVDDLVPADEPVPDLAPTPQDGWWSVVDEPVPEPGTPAWSVVVAGRTGGLGGVARPGAQSKGGAAEGPARHGVQSKGAETDHPHLGFGMIVSQRDEPVGVVRAAVVEDHVYVSRLHVRPEHRRRGLAGDLMRSALAWARAHGARHAMLDVTADNDAARGLYARDGWTEHHRYHYLAPAPARS, encoded by the coding sequence ATGCTGGACGAGTTGCACGGACGCCGGGTCAGCCTGCGGCACCGCATCGCACCGGGGGGCGCAGCGGGCCCCGGCCTGACCGACGCCGTGGGCGACCTCACCCCCGACGGGCCGGACGGTGTGGTCGTGCACACTCGTTCGGGACCGGTCCGGGTGGCGCGCGACGCCGTCGTCGCCGTGCGGGAGGTGCCACCCGCGCCGGCCCGGAGGGCGTCCCGGGCGGCCGTCGCCCGGCTCGAACGGCTCCGCTCCGCGGCCTGGCCCGCCCCGGTGCAGGTGGAGCAGGGCGGATGGCTCCTGCGGGCCGCAGGCGGCTACACCAAGCGCGCCAACTCGACGCTCGTGCTCGGTGACCCCGGTGTGCCGCTCGTGACCGCGCTGGACGGGACGACGACGTTCGCCGCCGCCCACGGCATCGCCCCGCTGATCCAGGCCCCGGTCGGTTCGCCGTGGTCGAACCGCGTCCGGGAGGCCGGTTGGCAGGTCCTCGACGACCCGGGCGACTGCCTGGTGCTGGTGGCCGCGGTCGACGACCTCGTCCCCGCCGACGAACCCGTACCCGACCTGGCGCCCACCCCGCAGGACGGCTGGTGGTCGGTCGTCGACGAGCCCGTCCCCGAGCCCGGGACGCCGGCGTGGTCGGTCGTCGTCGCCGGCCGGACCGGCGGCCTCGGTGGGGTGGCGCGCCCGGGTGCGCAGAGCAAAGGCGGGGCCGCGGAGGGCCCGGCGCGTCACGGTGTGCAGAGCAAAGGAGCGGAGACAGACCACCCCCACCTCGGCTTCGGCATGATCGTCTCCCAGCGGGACGAGCCCGTCGGGGTCGTCCGGGCCGCGGTCGTCGAGGACCACGTCTACGTCTCCCGGCTGCACGTCCGCCCCGAGCACCGCCGCCGCGGCCTGGCCGGCGATCTCATGCGCAGTGCGCTCGCCTGGGCCCGCGCGCACGGCGCCCGGCACGCGATGCTCGACGTCACCGCCGACAACGACGCCGCCCGCGGGCTCTACGCCCGCGACGGATGGACCGAGCACCACCGCTACCACTATCTGGCTCCGGCGCCCGCCCGCAGTTGA